The sequence GACTGCAGCCATGTCGGTCTTGACTGCAGCCATGTCGGTCTTGACTGCAGCGAGATCGATCGCGTGTTCTCGCTGATTCTCACCGAGCGCGTTCACCGCCCTGAGCACCGCTCCGTAATCGGCTCGAGACGCTTCGAGCGCCGCGACACGCGCCTCTAGGTCGTCGATCCTGGCCACGACATCATCCTAGGGCCCTCGCGCCCAGGCCCGCCGCGGTTATCCACAGCCTCACGACCGTGACACGTCGACCAGCAGCGCGCGGTGATCCGACACCGGCAACAGCGGCGCGCAGCACCGCTCGACGCGCAGACTCGAGTCGTCGGTGAGGATGTGGTCGAGCTGGCGGGTCGGCGCCTCGGCGGGAAACGTCATGCCCTGCCCCAGCTCCCGCAGCCCGCTCCAGCGTCGCACCGGGCCTGGCGTCAGGTTCAGATCACCCATCAGCACCGTCGGCGACGCGAACCCCCGCAGATCGCGCAGCAGGTGGCGCAGCTGCACCCGGTTCCAGCCCGGCACGAACGACAGATGCGTGTTGGCGACGGTCAGCGGGCCCAGCGGCGTGTCCAGCCGGCCCACCATCGCCGCGCGCGGCTCCTCGTCGACCACCTTCACCCGGTTCGGCCCCGGCAGATACATCGGAAACCGCATCGGGATCCGCGGCAGCCGCAGCACCTGCCAGTTCTCCGCGGGAAACCGCGACAGCAGCGCGATGCCGTAGGCCGCGGTGCCGGGCTGCTCATCGCCGGTCGCGGCCATCCACGTCGCGCCCGGCGTGCCCGAGATCGCGGCCACGAACCGGTGGCTGAGCGCGCCCATCGCCTCCGCGGCGATCGCGGTGAGATCCGTCTTGCCCGACCGCGGCTGGTCGAAGTCGACTTCCTGCAGCGCCAGGATGTCGGCGTCGAGCATCTTGACGGCCTCCACGAGCCGGTCCCGCTCGACCACGCCGTCGTGCACGCTGCGTCCGTGCAGGATGTTGAAGGTCGCCATCCGCATGGGTACTCAAGTACCCACATTGACCGCCGAGCCCTCAGGAGCGATGTGCCCGCACGAAACGACGATCTGCGCGACGCGCTTCGGCGCGCCGCGTCGGCGCTGCGCGACCACGGGCCCGACTTCGCCCTCGGCGGCAGCTACGCGCTGTGGGTGTTCGGCGGCCCCGAACCGGTGCACGACGTGGATTTCGTCGTCGCCGAACCCGACACCGAAGCCGCCGCGCTGACGCTCGAGAAGGCCGGCTTCACCATCGAGCGCACCCCCGAGGAC comes from Mycolicibacterium pulveris and encodes:
- a CDS encoding endonuclease/exonuclease/phosphatase family protein produces the protein MRMATFNILHGRSVHDGVVERDRLVEAVKMLDADILALQEVDFDQPRSGKTDLTAIAAEAMGALSHRFVAAISGTPGATWMAATGDEQPGTAAYGIALLSRFPAENWQVLRLPRIPMRFPMYLPGPNRVKVVDEEPRAAMVGRLDTPLGPLTVANTHLSFVPGWNRVQLRHLLRDLRGFASPTVLMGDLNLTPGPVRRWSGLRELGQGMTFPAEAPTRQLDHILTDDSSLRVERCCAPLLPVSDHRALLVDVSRS